A genomic segment from Prochlorothrix hollandica PCC 9006 = CALU 1027 encodes:
- a CDS encoding ABC transporter permease, giving the protein MSRSSLWKIIGQRLLSAIPSVIGVVLITFLLTRALPGDPAAFFAGPSATTEAIDQVRENLGLDRSLPEQFWLYIGDLAQGDLGNSLSTGQTVVYDLTTRLPASLELTFAALVFALALAIPLGIIAATLPNSWIDHSVRIVATAGVSLPTFFTGLFLVYVLYYRLGWVPAPLGRLSLLYSPPQQVTGFYLIDSLLQGDWPLFQAAAAQLFLPALTLGLFALAPLARVTRASMLGILSSDFIRTARASGLPRTRVLFNYAFRNALLPVITTLGVVFSFLLGANILVEKVFAWPGIGSYAVEALVTSDYAPIQGFILTMALLYILLNLGIDLLYISIDPRSRFDS; this is encoded by the coding sequence ATGAGTCGCAGTTCCCTTTGGAAGATCATCGGTCAGCGCCTCCTCAGCGCCATTCCCAGCGTGATCGGCGTGGTTTTAATTACATTTTTGCTAACCCGCGCCCTACCGGGAGATCCGGCGGCCTTTTTTGCGGGACCATCGGCTACAACGGAAGCCATTGACCAGGTACGGGAAAATTTGGGCCTCGATCGCTCCCTCCCAGAGCAATTTTGGCTCTATATCGGGGACTTGGCCCAAGGGGACTTGGGAAACTCCCTATCCACAGGGCAGACCGTGGTCTATGACCTGACCACCCGGCTTCCGGCCTCCCTCGAACTCACCTTTGCGGCCCTGGTCTTTGCCCTGGCCCTGGCGATTCCCTTGGGCATTATTGCCGCCACCTTGCCCAACTCCTGGATCGATCATAGTGTTCGGATTGTGGCCACGGCGGGGGTCTCGCTGCCCACCTTTTTTACGGGCTTATTTCTGGTGTATGTGCTGTATTACCGTCTAGGCTGGGTCCCCGCTCCCCTGGGGCGGCTCAGCCTCCTCTACAGCCCTCCCCAGCAAGTCACAGGCTTTTATCTCATAGATAGTCTGTTACAAGGGGACTGGCCCCTGTTCCAGGCAGCCGCTGCCCAATTGTTTCTCCCGGCCCTCACCTTGGGGCTATTTGCCCTCGCTCCCTTGGCGCGGGTCACCCGTGCTTCCATGCTGGGTATCCTCTCCAGTGACTTTATTCGCACCGCCCGTGCCAGTGGCTTGCCCCGTACCCGCGTTCTGTTTAACTATGCCTTCCGTAACGCTCTTTTACCCGTGATTACGACCCTGGGGGTTGTGTTCTCCTTTTTACTGGGAGCGAATATTCTCGTGGAGAAGGTTTTTGCATGGCCGGGAATTGGTTCCTATGCGGTTGAAGCCCTGGTCACCTCTGATTATGCGCCAATTCAGGGATTTATCCTGACAATGGCACTTCTCTACATTTTGCTGAATCTAGGCATTGATTTGCTGTATATCTCCATTGATCCTCGCTCTCGCTTCGACAGTTGA
- a CDS encoding ABC transporter permease — protein MAVTPPLSHLRYLIRQNLLTFIAFGFFLGLVLIALGGSAIAPYDPLTSNSAIALQSPSPSHWFGTDQLGRDIFSRVLVATRLDLGIAVLAVALSFVGGSILGTWAGYWGGWVDRIISRLIDTLMAFPLFVLAMGLVAALGNTVTNIIYATAIINLPLYTRVVRSEIMVKRNAGFVEAARLTGNPDWRIMARHLFPNVLPVMMVHISLNMGWAILNAAGLSFIGLGVQPPTAEWGIMVAEGATYIVSGEWWLALFPGAVLMVVVFCFNLLGDGLRDLIDPRSRT, from the coding sequence ATGGCTGTAACCCCCCCCCTAAGCCACCTGCGCTACCTAATTCGCCAAAATCTGCTCACCTTCATTGCCTTTGGCTTCTTTCTAGGTTTAGTGTTGATTGCCCTCGGTGGTTCCGCGATCGCCCCCTACGATCCCCTCACCAGTAACTCCGCCATTGCTCTCCAAAGTCCTTCCCCCAGCCATTGGTTTGGCACCGATCAACTGGGCCGCGACATCTTTAGTCGGGTTCTCGTTGCCACTCGCCTTGATTTGGGCATTGCCGTGCTAGCGGTGGCCCTTTCTTTTGTGGGGGGCAGTATCCTAGGCACCTGGGCGGGCTATTGGGGCGGCTGGGTCGATCGCATCATTTCCCGCCTCATCGACACCCTCATGGCCTTTCCCCTGTTCGTGTTGGCCATGGGCTTAGTGGCGGCCCTGGGCAATACGGTCACCAATATCATCTATGCCACGGCCATCATTAATCTGCCGCTCTACACCCGTGTGGTGCGATCGGAAATTATGGTCAAGCGGAATGCCGGGTTTGTGGAGGCTGCTCGCCTAACGGGCAACCCAGACTGGCGGATTATGGCCCGACACCTGTTTCCCAATGTTTTACCGGTGATGATGGTTCATATTTCCCTCAATATGGGCTGGGCGATTCTCAATGCGGCTGGACTCTCGTTTATTGGCCTCGGGGTTCAGCCTCCCACGGCGGAGTGGGGCATTATGGTGGCAGAAGGGGCGACCTATATTGTGTCGGGGGAGTGGTGGTTAGCGCTTTTTCCGGGGGCGGTGCTGATGGTGGTGGTGTTCTGCTTCAACCTCTTGGGGGATGGTCTGCGCGACCTCATCGATCCCCGCAGCCGCACCTAA
- a CDS encoding ABC transporter ATP-binding protein, whose amino-acid sequence MTLLQVQNLCVEFRTRSGRVQALDRIDFSLTAGETLGIVGESGSGKSVTAFALMRVLEASARVTSGKALLQLGNRSLDLLQESEASMGTLRGKEISMIFQNPRTALNPIRSVGKQIRDVLRCHTNLSRAQIQARVLELLAQVRIPDPERRYHAYPYELSGGLCQRIMIALALACSPKLLIADEPTTGLDVTTQATILNLIRDLTQAQSMSLILITHDLALASEYCDRILVMHAGHTVETAPTPDLFHSPAHPYTQQLIAATPEPHKQLLDLAPIPGSLPDLRADNLPPCRFQGRCDRYDPALCDQTPLIQHQLSPTHHVACWKPLQSPLVAPSGHESA is encoded by the coding sequence ATGACCCTGTTGCAAGTTCAAAATCTCTGTGTTGAATTTCGGACCCGATCGGGCCGGGTACAAGCCCTCGATCGCATTGATTTTTCCCTCACAGCCGGGGAAACCCTGGGCATTGTTGGGGAAAGTGGCTCCGGGAAGTCGGTAACGGCCTTTGCCTTGATGCGAGTGCTGGAAGCGAGCGCTCGGGTGACGAGTGGGAAAGCCCTGTTACAGCTAGGGAACCGATCGTTGGATTTGCTCCAGGAATCGGAGGCTTCCATGGGCACCCTGCGCGGGAAGGAGATATCCATGATTTTCCAAAATCCCCGCACTGCCCTGAACCCGATTCGCAGTGTGGGTAAGCAAATCCGTGATGTCCTCCGCTGCCACACCAACCTGTCCCGCGCCCAAATCCAAGCGCGAGTTCTGGAACTGCTGGCTCAGGTGCGCATTCCCGATCCAGAGCGGCGTTACCACGCCTATCCCTATGAACTGTCGGGAGGTCTCTGTCAGCGCATTATGATCGCCCTAGCCCTCGCTTGCTCACCAAAGCTACTGATTGCGGATGAACCCACCACGGGTTTAGACGTAACCACCCAGGCCACCATTTTAAATTTGATTCGGGATCTCACCCAAGCCCAGTCCATGTCCCTGATTCTGATTACCCATGACTTGGCTTTGGCTTCGGAATATTGCGATCGCATCCTGGTCATGCACGCCGGTCACACCGTGGAAACAGCCCCCACCCCTGACCTCTTTCACAGCCCCGCTCATCCCTATACCCAGCAACTGATCGCCGCAACCCCCGAACCCCACAAGCAACTCTTAGATTTAGCCCCTATTCCCGGCTCCCTGCCAGATTTACGGGCTGATAATCTGCCCCCTTGCCGGTTTCAGGGCCGCTGCGATCGCTATGATCCGGCCCTGTGCGATCAAACACCCCTCATTCAGCACCAACTCAGCCCCACCCACCACGTTGCCTGCTGGAAACCCCTTCAGTCCCCCCTCGTTGCCCCCTCTGGCCATGAATCCGCCTGA
- a CDS encoding oligopeptide/dipeptide ABC transporter ATP-binding protein, producing MNPPDLSPPLLQVDNLCKFFPVHHQQLHAVDHVSFRLQAGESVGLVGESGCGKSTLIRLLTRLLNPTAGEITFEGQSLTQIPLDQFPRHPLRAKIQMVFQDATDSLNPRFTAYDTIVEPLKRLGQGPADSGVLRQQAAEISQLVGLPTELLGRYPHQLSGGQKARIGIARAIALHPPLLILDEPTSALDVSVQAVILRLLADLRQRLGMSYLFVSHDLNVVRLLCDRILVMYLGKIVETGPVEAVFQNPRHPYTAALLSAIPSFEAKPHPIPLNGEPRSPINPNPQVCRLYGRCPQGADRCAGEMPLLQEVGPDHWAACHFC from the coding sequence ATGAATCCGCCTGATCTCTCGCCTCCCCTGCTCCAGGTTGACAATCTCTGTAAATTCTTTCCCGTACATCACCAACAACTCCATGCGGTGGATCACGTTTCCTTTCGCCTCCAAGCTGGGGAAAGCGTTGGCTTGGTGGGAGAGTCGGGCTGTGGGAAGTCCACCTTGATTCGTCTCCTGACCCGGTTGTTGAACCCCACCGCTGGGGAAATTACCTTTGAAGGACAGTCCCTCACCCAAATCCCGCTGGATCAGTTTCCCCGGCATCCTCTGCGGGCGAAAATCCAGATGGTTTTCCAGGATGCGACGGATAGCCTGAACCCTCGCTTTACGGCCTACGATACGATCGTGGAACCCCTCAAGCGCCTTGGCCAAGGACCGGCTGATTCCGGGGTTTTGCGGCAGCAAGCAGCGGAAATTAGCCAATTGGTGGGGTTGCCCACGGAGTTACTCGGTCGCTACCCTCACCAACTGTCGGGGGGCCAAAAGGCTCGGATCGGTATTGCTCGGGCCATTGCGCTCCATCCGCCGTTACTGATTTTGGATGAGCCAACTTCGGCCTTGGATGTGTCAGTACAAGCGGTAATTTTGCGGTTACTGGCGGATCTCCGGCAACGGCTGGGGATGAGCTATCTGTTTGTTTCCCATGATTTGAATGTGGTGCGGTTGCTGTGCGATCGCATTCTGGTGATGTATCTGGGCAAGATTGTGGAAACTGGCCCCGTGGAGGCTGTTTTCCAAAACCCGCGCCATCCCTATACGGCGGCGCTTCTGTCCGCAATTCCCAGTTTTGAGGCGAAACCCCATCCTATCCCCCTGAACGGAGAACCCCGCAGCCCTATTAACCCAAATCCTCAGGTTTGTCGCCTCTATGGGCGCTGTCCCCAGGGGGCCGATCGTTGCGCTGGGGAAATGCCCCTGCTCCAGGAAGTCGGTCCCGACCATTGGGCGGCTTGCCATTTCTGTTAA
- a CDS encoding GNAT family N-acetyltransferase, producing MNYQALDKSNQKEVAELFTSVFSSSEGENEGVLIGNLSSELASSIDNEETICFGVYENKSLIGSIFFTRLKFNSPIQVYMLAPVAVRTENQGKGIGQVLINYGLNELKKRSVAVVVTYGDPSFYSKVGFQSLSESVIQAPLKLSMPEGWLGQSLTGEPIKTINGRPTCVKEFNDPAYW from the coding sequence ATGAATTACCAAGCTCTCGACAAATCAAACCAAAAAGAAGTCGCAGAACTGTTCACCTCCGTATTCTCCTCGTCAGAGGGAGAAAATGAAGGAGTATTGATTGGAAACCTTTCTTCAGAGTTGGCATCAAGCATCGACAACGAAGAAACAATTTGTTTTGGTGTCTATGAAAATAAATCACTCATAGGCTCTATCTTTTTCACTCGGCTTAAGTTTAATAGTCCTATTCAGGTTTATATGCTCGCTCCGGTTGCAGTACGCACCGAGAATCAGGGCAAAGGTATCGGGCAGGTGCTAATCAATTATGGTCTTAACGAACTGAAAAAAAGATCTGTGGCTGTAGTTGTTACATATGGCGACCCTTCGTTCTACTCCAAAGTAGGGTTTCAATCGCTGTCAGAAAGCGTTATTCAAGCCCCGTTAAAACTTTCAATGCCAGAAGGTTGGTTGGGTCAGTCGTTAACGGGAGAACCAATCAAAACTATCAATGGTCGTCCAACATGCGTCAAGGAATTCAATGATCCTGCATATTGGTAG
- the gcvP gene encoding aminomethyl-transferring glycine dehydrogenase codes for MTTFSPQPQSTQSPPALLEVKTFAQRHLGSGSDAIAQMLDQLGYKTLDALVEMAVPQAIRLQQPLPLGEGLSEAEALAQLKAIAQQNQVCHSYIGMGYAPCITPPVILRNILENPGWYTAYTPYQAEIAQGRLEALLNFQTLVTDLTGLAMANASLLDEATAAAEAMALSYGAAKAKSQRFFVSQDCHPQTIEVVQTRAQPLGIEVIVGDHQTFVPQAPIFGALLAYPASDGTLYDYRPFIAQVQQQGGLVTLVADLLSLVLLTPPGELGADIAIGNTQRFGVPLGYGGPHAAYFATSTAYQRKMPGRIVGLSKDANGNPALRLALQTREQHIRRDKATSNICTAQVLLAVIASMYGVYHGPDGLKAIAHRVRQCTTALAAGLQHLGYDTDASHCFDTLKVVSDRAGSLWQAAADQGLNLRYIDGQTLGITLDETTTVADLEQLLLCFAQGGTLPVSLGDLLAQADVQVAPGFRRTSAFLHQPVFNRYHSETEMLRYLHRLEAKDLALNTSMIPLGSCTMKLNATAEMIPITWPEFGQIHPFAPLSQTQGYQVLFQQLEQDLQDITGFAAVSLQPNAGSQGEYAGLLVIRQYHQQRGDGHRTVCLIPQSAHGTNPASAVMAGMTVVPVRCDDQGNVDLADLTAKAQQHQENLAALMVTYPSTHGVFEAEIRTICQIIHDHGGQVYMDGANMNAQVGLCRPGDFGADVCHLNLHKTFCIPHGGGGPGMGPIGVAAHLAPFLPGHGVLSNQNTLGSHPIGAVSAAPWGSASILPISWMYIKMMGAAGLTEATQLAILNANYMAHRLAPHYPILYKGIGGLVAHECILDLRDLKRTAGIEVEDVAKRLMDYGFHAPTVSWPVAGTMMVEPTESESKEELDRFCDAMIAIRQEVRAIEQGQIDPLNNPLKHAPHTAEVLLADDWDRPYSREQAAYPLPWLRQFKFWPVVGRVDNAYGDRNLVCSCAPMEDYGTV; via the coding sequence ATGACAACCTTTTCCCCCCAACCCCAAAGCACCCAATCTCCTCCCGCCCTGCTGGAAGTCAAGACCTTTGCCCAGCGTCACCTGGGGTCTGGTTCCGATGCCATAGCCCAAATGTTGGATCAGTTGGGTTACAAAACCTTAGATGCCCTGGTGGAGATGGCGGTGCCCCAGGCGATTCGTTTGCAACAACCGTTGCCGTTGGGGGAGGGGTTATCGGAGGCGGAGGCATTGGCCCAGCTTAAGGCGATCGCCCAGCAGAACCAAGTTTGTCACTCCTACATCGGCATGGGCTATGCCCCCTGCATCACGCCCCCTGTGATTTTGCGCAATATTCTCGAAAATCCCGGTTGGTATACCGCCTATACCCCTTATCAGGCCGAAATTGCCCAGGGTCGCCTGGAAGCCCTGCTGAACTTCCAAACCCTAGTCACTGACTTGACGGGGTTGGCCATGGCCAATGCCTCCCTATTGGATGAAGCCACCGCCGCCGCCGAAGCCATGGCCCTCAGCTACGGAGCCGCCAAGGCCAAATCCCAGCGGTTTTTTGTGTCCCAGGATTGCCACCCCCAGACGATCGAGGTGGTGCAAACCCGTGCCCAACCCTTGGGCATTGAGGTGATTGTGGGGGATCATCAGACCTTTGTGCCCCAGGCTCCCATTTTCGGGGCACTGCTGGCCTATCCTGCCAGTGATGGCACCCTCTACGATTACCGGCCCTTCATTGCCCAGGTGCAGCAGCAGGGGGGACTGGTGACCCTGGTGGCGGACCTGTTGAGCCTGGTGTTGCTGACTCCGCCGGGGGAACTGGGGGCAGATATCGCCATCGGTAATACCCAGCGCTTCGGCGTGCCCCTGGGCTATGGGGGACCCCATGCCGCCTATTTTGCCACCAGCACCGCTTACCAGCGCAAGATGCCCGGTCGCATTGTGGGGCTGTCGAAGGATGCCAATGGTAACCCAGCCTTGCGCTTGGCCCTGCAAACCCGCGAGCAACATATCCGCCGAGACAAGGCCACCAGTAATATTTGCACCGCCCAAGTCCTATTGGCGGTGATTGCCTCCATGTATGGGGTGTACCACGGGCCGGACGGGCTGAAGGCGATCGCCCATCGGGTGCGCCAGTGTACTACCGCCTTGGCGGCGGGGCTGCAACATCTGGGCTATGACACCGATGCTAGCCATTGCTTTGATACCTTGAAGGTGGTGAGCGATCGGGCTGGCAGTCTCTGGCAAGCTGCCGCTGATCAGGGTCTGAACCTGCGCTACATCGATGGCCAAACCCTGGGGATTACCCTGGATGAAACCACCACAGTGGCGGATCTAGAGCAATTACTCCTCTGTTTTGCCCAGGGCGGAACCCTACCGGTGAGTCTGGGGGATCTGTTGGCCCAGGCTGATGTGCAGGTGGCTCCGGGCTTCCGTCGCACCAGTGCTTTTCTGCACCAGCCCGTGTTCAATCGCTACCATTCGGAAACGGAGATGCTGCGCTATCTCCATCGCCTAGAAGCCAAGGATCTGGCCCTCAACACCTCCATGATTCCCCTCGGCTCCTGCACCATGAAGCTCAATGCCACCGCTGAGATGATCCCCATCACCTGGCCGGAGTTTGGGCAAATCCACCCCTTCGCCCCCCTCTCCCAAACCCAGGGCTATCAGGTGCTATTTCAGCAATTGGAGCAGGATTTGCAGGATATTACGGGGTTTGCGGCGGTCTCTCTCCAGCCCAATGCGGGATCCCAGGGGGAATATGCGGGGCTACTGGTGATTCGCCAGTACCATCAGCAGCGGGGAGACGGCCACCGCACCGTTTGTCTGATTCCCCAGTCGGCCCATGGCACGAACCCGGCCAGTGCGGTGATGGCGGGGATGACGGTGGTGCCGGTGCGCTGCGATGACCAGGGCAATGTGGACTTGGCGGATCTGACGGCGAAGGCCCAACAGCACCAGGAGAACCTAGCGGCCCTGATGGTGACCTACCCCTCGACCCATGGGGTGTTTGAGGCGGAAATTCGCACGATTTGCCAAATTATCCATGACCACGGGGGTCAGGTTTACATGGATGGGGCCAATATGAATGCCCAGGTGGGGCTGTGTCGCCCAGGGGATTTCGGGGCGGATGTCTGCCACTTGAATTTGCACAAAACCTTTTGTATTCCCCATGGCGGTGGGGGTCCGGGCATGGGACCGATCGGGGTTGCGGCCCATTTAGCTCCGTTCCTGCCCGGTCATGGGGTGCTGTCTAACCAAAACACCTTGGGTTCCCACCCCATTGGGGCGGTGTCGGCGGCTCCCTGGGGCAGCGCCAGTATTCTGCCCATTTCCTGGATGTACATCAAGATGATGGGGGCGGCGGGCCTAACGGAGGCGACCCAACTGGCGATCCTCAATGCCAATTACATGGCCCATCGTTTGGCTCCCCACTATCCCATTCTCTATAAGGGGATCGGGGGCTTGGTGGCCCATGAGTGCATTTTGGATTTGCGGGATCTGAAGCGCACGGCGGGCATTGAGGTGGAGGATGTGGCGAAGCGGCTGATGGATTACGGGTTCCATGCTCCGACGGTGTCTTGGCCGGTGGCGGGGACGATGATGGTGGAGCCGACGGAGAGTGAGTCCAAGGAGGAGTTGGATCGCTTTTGTGATGCCATGATTGCCATTCGTCAGGAGGTGCGGGCGATCGAACAGGGCCAGATCGATCCCCTCAATAATCCCCTGAAGCACGCCCCCCACACGGCGGAGGTGCTGCTGGCGGATGACTGGGATCGGCCCTATAGCCGGGAACAGGCGGCCTATCCTCTGCCCTGGTTGCGGCAGTTCAAGTTCTGGCCAGTGGTGGGTCGGGTGGACAATGCCTATGGCGATCGCAATCTGGTTTGTTCTTGCGCTCCCATGGAGGATTACGGGACGGTTTGA
- a CDS encoding peptidoglycan DD-metalloendopeptidase family protein: MGSGRDTFKDSSAVERYGTSTPEAVSFPMATAESVVKPNSHESVMAIAPDALLSIAAQGRNRRARTSAAMVGLAALSVGAADLSLFWNTKSALAADDATATEPLQRFAQDDAEPTNADSTLLGVQSVEPIAASFSVETDAAEATAPDADLLSSEGLLTHVVIAGETWDNIAERYSVSPQSLATANYLSLDSTLRAGQILRVPDLLSFAADEVQDFADVPLVGLPTAAESSSVSPVAFGPLPTEQTLLKGDLETLKADASPKNTAISSSVDSVNLGSESLVAVAPAQPRWELSDLVPYRVQPGDTLDKIARENAVSRTALVEVNNLQNPNLLVVNQLIGIPRANPSGSSAPVVNFNGAPNQQTVALESGQVNGSIFRADSFTAATPELETAALPPLGLPQPAPATVELPVVNVPGISTPAVSSLEPSLPVVGFPGTNLPNPSSPTVVASVSPGDAGLATRNPDLRSPNLGGSYSVQLGDTLSSIARRNGISPQALAQHNGISNPNLIFVSQRLSIPVVATAPGVVASAPSQGNALGSAPVATVASAAVASTTVAAASLGLDGGYGVPSGVMPDRPQPGLSPHIQGLLAEVHNLQSKYRSGSATTTAPTSVAVSPAAPVAATTLGVSPAPLAVGSAPVVAAPVAPVAVAAPAVTAPAEVALLSVNERVNPEFRTTPAPLNPGVNPGVSVFDPVESVVPNPGATIASPQEQLLAAAPLGSESYEPLVQSLLGQQVSPQLPPMSSDPFLPNGVSQGYIWPAQGTLTSGFGWRWGRMHKGIDIAAPVGTPIVAAASGVVTYAGWNSGGYGNLVEIRHPDGSVSLYAHNNRVLVREGQRVQQGQQVAEMGSTGYSTGPHLHFEIHPSGQGAVNPMAYMPR; encoded by the coding sequence ATGGGTTCAGGCCGTGATACCTTCAAAGATTCCTCTGCTGTAGAGCGTTACGGTACTTCAACGCCAGAGGCTGTCTCTTTTCCCATGGCTACGGCAGAGTCTGTTGTTAAGCCCAATAGTCATGAATCTGTCATGGCTATCGCGCCAGATGCCCTGTTGAGCATTGCGGCTCAGGGCCGTAACCGTCGTGCCCGCACATCCGCCGCTATGGTTGGTCTGGCCGCCCTCTCCGTAGGTGCCGCCGATTTGTCCCTCTTTTGGAATACCAAAAGCGCCCTAGCTGCCGATGACGCTACTGCTACGGAACCCCTGCAGCGCTTTGCCCAGGATGATGCCGAGCCTACCAATGCAGACTCGACGCTCCTCGGTGTCCAGAGTGTTGAACCGATCGCAGCCTCTTTCTCCGTAGAAACCGATGCCGCAGAAGCGACAGCCCCTGATGCTGACTTGCTCAGTTCCGAGGGGTTGTTAACCCATGTGGTGATCGCTGGGGAAACCTGGGATAACATTGCCGAGCGTTACAGCGTTAGCCCCCAGTCGTTGGCTACGGCCAACTACCTATCCCTAGACAGCACCCTGAGAGCGGGTCAAATTCTTCGTGTTCCCGATCTCCTGAGCTTTGCCGCTGATGAGGTTCAGGACTTTGCCGATGTACCTTTGGTGGGTCTGCCGACGGCAGCGGAGTCCAGCAGTGTTAGCCCTGTGGCTTTTGGTCCACTGCCCACGGAACAAACTCTCCTTAAGGGTGATTTAGAAACTCTAAAGGCAGATGCTAGTCCTAAAAATACAGCTATCTCTAGCAGCGTCGATAGCGTCAACCTAGGCTCCGAGTCCCTAGTGGCTGTTGCCCCTGCTCAACCCCGTTGGGAACTGTCGGATCTAGTGCCCTACCGGGTTCAGCCTGGGGACACCCTTGACAAGATCGCTCGGGAAAATGCCGTATCGCGCACGGCTTTGGTGGAAGTTAACAACCTCCAAAATCCTAATCTTCTCGTTGTCAACCAGCTTATTGGCATTCCCCGGGCTAACCCCAGTGGTTCCTCTGCCCCGGTCGTGAACTTCAATGGTGCACCGAACCAGCAAACCGTTGCCCTAGAATCGGGCCAGGTCAATGGTTCCATTTTTCGGGCAGATTCCTTTACCGCTGCTACCCCAGAGCTAGAGACTGCGGCACTGCCTCCTTTGGGTTTACCCCAGCCCGCCCCTGCCACCGTAGAACTGCCCGTGGTCAATGTGCCCGGTATTAGCACTCCTGCGGTGTCCTCTCTGGAGCCATCCCTACCGGTGGTTGGTTTTCCAGGCACCAACTTACCCAACCCCTCTAGTCCTACGGTGGTGGCTTCGGTTTCCCCTGGGGACGCTGGTCTTGCTACTCGTAATCCTGACTTAAGGTCTCCTAACCTAGGGGGGTCTTACTCGGTGCAATTGGGGGATACCTTGTCGTCCATTGCCCGCCGCAACGGTATTTCGCCCCAGGCGCTGGCTCAGCATAATGGCATCAGCAACCCCAACTTGATTTTTGTCAGTCAGCGGTTGTCGATTCCTGTGGTTGCCACTGCTCCAGGTGTCGTTGCGTCTGCCCCTTCCCAAGGCAATGCCCTGGGGAGTGCCCCTGTGGCCACCGTAGCCTCAGCAGCCGTAGCCTCAACCACCGTGGCCGCCGCTAGCTTGGGCTTGGATGGTGGTTATGGGGTTCCTTCGGGGGTGATGCCCGATCGCCCTCAGCCCGGTCTCAGTCCCCATATCCAGGGGCTGCTGGCGGAGGTTCATAATCTCCAAAGCAAGTATCGCAGTGGGTCGGCGACCACCACTGCCCCAACTTCCGTGGCAGTTTCCCCCGCAGCGCCGGTGGCAGCAACAACCCTTGGGGTTAGTCCTGCTCCCCTGGCCGTAGGATCGGCTCCCGTGGTGGCTGCGCCGGTGGCTCCCGTGGCGGTGGCTGCTCCAGCGGTGACTGCTCCCGCAGAGGTCGCGCTTCTATCCGTGAATGAGCGGGTCAATCCCGAATTCCGCACCACTCCCGCCCCCCTGAACCCTGGGGTTAATCCTGGGGTCAGTGTCTTTGATCCGGTGGAGTCGGTGGTTCCTAACCCTGGGGCGACGATCGCTAGTCCTCAGGAGCAACTCCTGGCAGCGGCTCCCCTGGGTTCAGAAAGCTATGAGCCTTTGGTGCAGTCCCTCTTGGGTCAGCAGGTGTCGCCCCAGTTGCCCCCCATGTCTTCGGATCCGTTCCTGCCTAACGGTGTGTCCCAGGGTTATATCTGGCCTGCCCAGGGTACTTTGACCTCTGGTTTCGGCTGGCGCTGGGGCCGGATGCACAAAGGGATTGACATTGCTGCCCCCGTGGGTACCCCCATTGTGGCTGCTGCTAGCGGTGTGGTGACCTATGCGGGTTGGAACTCCGGTGGCTATGGCAACCTGGTGGAAATTCGTCACCCCGATGGCAGTGTCAGCCTCTATGCCCACAACAACCGCGTGTTGGTGCGGGAAGGCCAACGGGTGCAACAGGGTCAACAGGTGGCGGAAATGGGAAGCACTGGTTATAGCACCGGTCCCCATCTTCACTTTGAAATCCACCCGTCGGGTCAAGGGGCTGTGAATCCCATGGCCTATATGCCTCGCTAA
- a CDS encoding tRNA (cytidine(34)-2'-O)-methyltransferase, which produces MVSVVLVQPLIPPNTGNIARTCAATQTPLHLVGPLGFELSDRYLKRAGLDYWPHVDLHCHGTWADFQTHHQQQGGRLIGFTTQGQHSYLEFNFAPPDLLLFGRETEGLPPSVLAVCDATVYIPISHSHVRSLNLSVSAALGLFEARRQLDLLNFPRPPRRSDA; this is translated from the coding sequence ATGGTAAGTGTCGTCCTCGTCCAGCCCCTCATTCCCCCCAATACGGGCAATATCGCCCGCACCTGTGCCGCCACCCAAACCCCTCTCCATTTGGTCGGTCCCTTGGGGTTTGAGCTGAGCGATCGCTACCTGAAGCGGGCCGGACTGGACTACTGGCCCCATGTGGATTTGCACTGCCATGGCACCTGGGCCGACTTCCAGACGCACCACCAACAGCAGGGAGGCCGCTTGATTGGCTTCACTACCCAAGGACAACACAGTTATCTAGAGTTCAACTTTGCGCCCCCAGATTTGCTTCTCTTCGGTCGTGAGACGGAGGGCTTGCCCCCCTCAGTCTTAGCCGTCTGTGATGCCACGGTTTATATCCCCATCAGCCATAGCCATGTGCGCAGCCTCAATCTTTCCGTGAGTGCGGCCCTGGGTCTCTTTGAAGCCCGCCGCCAGTTGGATTTGCTGAATTTTCCCCGTCCCCCCCGTCGTTCTGATGCCTAG